A window of Pseudophryne corroboree isolate aPseCor3 chromosome 1, aPseCor3.hap2, whole genome shotgun sequence genomic DNA:
tggtcgaggaagaacacctttgtgaagttctacaaatttgataccctggccaaagaggatacccagtttgggcaggcggtgctgcagcagtctccgcacgttcccgcacgttctggaagctttgggacgtccccatcgtactagactccccaatatcccttatggatgctatagaaattaggattttaatacctaccagtaaatccttttctcattgaccataagggatattgggcacccgcctcagtgcgttgacttttttgCAGGTTTCTGTTATGtaattacctgttcagctgttgccgttgttgttaccagctgttgctggtagTTTTATGTTAGTGGCGTGCTGGTATGgaaatctcaccaccctttgttatgttcctttctccttcaggcacgtttttacctataactgcctgtgagcaaagaggggaggagccagcacacccagttgaagaaatttaaagtgcactggctcctttggactctgtctatacccatcgtactagattccccaatatcccttatggactatgagaaaaggatttaccggtaggtattaaaatcctaatttttcaaactcataatgattggctggtgctttatcaccttccacttatcactgctttatcacttctccagtcttaatacatctgccccacagattgCAGGCATtgatgattttttttctttcccgGAAGATATCAATCTCATCAGATTTTACAGTTGCTGATAATCATTTCAattattacagatggagccacgctaatcatggctccgaCTGTGCCTGGGCGCACCCATCGCCACGTCTGTGGCGCGCACGTCCGAGAGGCACTCGCACCCCATTCAcctaatgggagcgtctctgttcactcccgtagcggggctaagcgccggatcgcctagtcccgctgggagtgcacgccggcgatggagccgcactacatgagtgcggctccatctgtacatgtaaTTTATGTTAATATTGCATTCTTCTTACATTTTGTACTGTATCTGACGGGAACCTGTTGCTTTAATATACCTCCATATTAGCTCTGTTGCTTAAATATACTTCTATATTAGCAGTATCTAAAGAACTATTCAACATTGGTCTGTTCTATGTATCTTCAGACAGCACCAGACGGCTGGAAGAACTCAGTCCGGCATAATCTGTCCCTAAACAAATGCTTTGAAAAGGTGGAGAACAAATTGAGTGGATCTTCACGCAAAGGATGTCTGTGGGCATTGAACCCTGCAAAGATCGAGAAAATGGAAGAGGAGATGCAGAAGTGGAAGCGGAAAGATCTGCCAGCCATTCGCAGGAGCATGGCTAATCCAGGTAAGATATGCATACCTGTTTATCTGGCTTATAATGGTGTGAGGTACTCTACACCTGCTCATACTCAGGACCCCTAGACCAGGTGGTGTTAATAACTGTCTACCCCTTTAAGATTCAAATCTCTGTATCCAGGTATATTTAAATTCATCCTTTCACCCCAATCTTCCCAAAACTATTTTCTTTTGTAGATGAACTTGATAAACTGATTATGGACAGACCTGAAAACTGTAAAGCTCCAAGTAAGCTGCCAACCTCGGAAACTACAACAATGACAACTTTTGGGAGTGCCCCAGGAAGAGTTCCTATCACCCATCTGCAGCCACACCCCGTCATGACCTTGTCTTTACAGTCAATACCATTACACCATCAAATTCAGACTCAGGCCAGGATTGCATCAAGCTCTCCTGCCCCAGCCCAAAGCCCTCCTCTCCACGTGGTTCCAGAAATGACCCAAAGCCCATTGCACCAGCATATCATAGGCAGGACGGCCTCTGACTTTCTCAGCCTTACCTCAGACATGAGCACAGAAGTGGATTCCCTTGACCCTAGTATCATGGATTTCGCTTTACAAGGTAGGATGTAAATCTGAAAAAAAGGTTGTAGCCAGAAATGAGAACTACTATTCATAATCTAAaggcattgggggttattcagacctggacaCAGCCAAGCGACCGCATCCAGGTGGCCTGCGCACGAACACCGGCCATGGTGCATgtgcgcgaccttacacattgctGATTGACAGCGTCGGGTAGATGGGACGTTGTCCCGGCGTTGGGGGCAGGCCAACACCGTTTTGAgggctgctgcgtgacatcacacacaaccACTCGGAAAAAAAATGGCGGCATACCGCCTGACAGCGCCCAGGGGTCTACCTTAGTTGcaatgcgtccgcaatctaattgcggaacgTATCAGGtggtggcctcacacatgctgggcagccttgccctgtgctgggcagcacccagcatgtgaggagatgaacgcagatctggctgcgtatgcaacaatctgcgtctatctctgaataaggtccattatCTCAGCTAATGATGGATACTTCTTCATACATAATGCGCCTGCAATTAGGTCCTGTTTGGTACATTGCAAGCTATGTGGTATGATAAGTTCTAAGAAATACTCTTCAAACTCTTcttactgtacagtattttgtactaCTATCTTTACCGCATATcaccaaccattacattcagaatgGGAAAATTTAAGGGCAATCCCACTAATATGTCTACGGTATTCCTAATACTGTAGGGGGTGAACTGGAAACTACAAATCTAGGACATAGCACTGTGATAAAAGTGAATTGGGAGTCTATCTGGTATTTGCAAATATAACCAGTCAGGCTAGCAGTGGGCAGTAAGGGGTTAAAAGATGTATGCTGTATACATAGAGGTTCTCTGGACATCTGGTTTGTTGAATACATTTTCAAACATATACAGTAAAGTAAACTCAACTAAATGTCCATTTGTTTTCCATTTATACCTTTATGTAAATTTAAATGCCAAGGAAACCTGTATTTTCAGTTAACACATATCAATTATCATGTGTAAATTTGATATCCATTCATATAGTATGTTTATGACACTTATCCATATGCACTTTGTAACCCAATATTTAACATTTCTTTTTTTCAAGGTAATATCTGGGAAGACATGAAGGATGAAAGTTTCAATCTGGACACATTTGCAGCCTTCAGCAATTCCCCTCTCCAGCTGTCAGATTGTGATTTGGGTTCCATTGGCCTTACACAAGTGTCTAGTAGCAGTGACCATTCCTTTACAGACTTTCAAGTCACCAGCTTATATACCAcatatgccaatatggacaatgtgACCAGCTCCCAGTGTGTGACAGGAGCGGGCAATAAGCCTATAGCTTTGTTATAGAGCTACTACAGACCACATAGGCACAAAACCAAAACTGCAAGGACTAGAAGTGAACACATTCTACATTTTGTTTATACTTTCCCTAATAACATTTCTTCTTTGTTATGTAATAATGAGGAAGTGTAGCGTATTGGATGTAGAGAAttcctttcttcttcttttttaattTTGGGAACACTTATTATTTGCCGTGAGAGAACCATGCTACAACTGAAGCTGTTTCAGGATCACCTACTGGCCATACTCAGCACCCAGACTTCCAATGCGATGATTAAACCTACACTGAACTTCAACTTATTAAATGTTGCCAGTTAAACTGACGGAACTACTGTAAGATGTCAATAGCACTATAATTGATCTGATTGTTTTAGATTTGTGTTAAAAGACCCATGACATACATTGCAGAGCAATTGTGAGTCATAGGTGGCAGTGAAAGATGTGATATTATGGGACACTATCACAGCTACCACTACAAGTACTATGTGTCAAACTTCAATATTTGTCATCCATAAACCTGTAAAAGTTTCGACATCTGGGATCACTGTCAATTCTAACATGTCTCTTATCGGTATTTCTTTTTCCAATTGCATTCCAAGAGACATACATTATTCATCAAACCCAACCCAGCAGACCTTAAAAGTAACTGTAATTACACATCTTTCCAGAGGGCATTGTTACAAAACAGCAGGGTTTGCACAGTTTGTTTACTTATACTTTCTCTCTTTTTGTTTATTGGTTCCTAATTAAGGGGCAGTTATAGTCAAAGAAAAAGGCTATTACTATGTAGTCACTGAAAGGGCTTTCTTTAAGAGGTATATATATACCCCTCTAGGCGCAtcaggtcctgtgagactctgctagggTTAGTGGCTTCTTTGCATCTTTGCCAAAAATGAGTCTTACTCGCAATGCAATAGAGACTCTGCTGATTCATTTGATCTGTGTgagacttgtatatctgtgtgagacTTGAGTTTCTGAATCTATATACAAAGTACTATattgtagcagccacagcttttttccataccaagttccgttgtgcttcatatacagactcagtcacacgcagatatacaaatgtcacaaATCAATCAGCACAGTCTGCTGGTGCGTTGTACCCAATTACATTCTTCTTATCATACATTTAGTAATTAATAtaatttgacattttaattttccaTAAACCAAATGAAGAAACAAAGTcttaatattaatattttaatcAT
This region includes:
- the FOXN4 gene encoding forkhead box protein N4, translated to MIDSDISGIMSGIIRTSEQNHPPSQEYRLVTSDPSQLRDDLPNDLQSLSWLTSVDVPRLQQMTSVRMEYTIPSQNSVIQQPGQISNTVPGQMIHIPTSMQQGILDLNSMNSHGPNVSQYSMGGHLSPSLQSQQSMYQSHTQQIYALSQGPQQCSAAGIFGNTYRAQPPYSQARLAVHPTQDLHPKNYPKPIYSYSCLIAMALKNSKNGSLPVSEIYSFMKEHFPYFKTAPDGWKNSVRHNLSLNKCFEKVENKLSGSSRKGCLWALNPAKIEKMEEEMQKWKRKDLPAIRRSMANPDELDKLIMDRPENCKAPSKLPTSETTTMTTFGSAPGRVPITHLQPHPVMTLSLQSIPLHHQIQTQARIASSSPAPAQSPPLHVVPEMTQSPLHQHIIGRTASDFLSLTSDMSTEVDSLDPSIMDFALQGNIWEDMKDESFNLDTFAAFSNSPLQLSDCDLGSIGLTQVSSSSDHSFTDFQVTSLYTTYANMDNVTSSQCVTGAGNKPIALL